A stretch of Triticum aestivum cultivar Chinese Spring chromosome 1D, IWGSC CS RefSeq v2.1, whole genome shotgun sequence DNA encodes these proteins:
- the LOC123180451 gene encoding pentatricopeptide repeat-containing protein At3g05340: MYARCGRHDDATRVFDEMRVRDSISWNSLISSAAASSSGADDALLQFRRMLRSGLSCDHATFTTVLSVSARAVSLPACAMVHGLVVSRGFEGEVSIGNALVTAYFECGSPDSAKRAFQGMTGRNVITWTAMISGMARAELYEDSILLFRQMRRTVDANNATYSSSLLACAGSLAAKEGKQIHALIVKAGLATDLHVESGLMDVYSKCGLMEDALSVFRACRQPDEVFLTVILVGFAQNGLEEKAFELFAEMAGEEICIDTNMVSAVLGAFGASAPIALGKQIHALVIKKCFGRNIYVCNGLINMYSKCGELQESVQVFDETPSKNSISWNSIIAAFARHGQGSEVFQLFESMKASGANPTDVTFLSLLHGCSHVGSAKKGLEILNSMSSQYGVLPRVEHYACVVDMLGRAGQLDDAKSFIEDGPFKDSAILWQALMGACSFHQNLEIGKYAAEKLLLVDPESPASYVLLSNIYSAEGRWDDRAKVMKKMREMGLRKDTGKSWIELEKEVHSFVVGSLTSRPDSAPVDDVLLQLSAVAGDHQDDVMEGNAL; encoded by the coding sequence ATGTACGCCAGGTGCGGCCGCCACGACGACGCCACcagggtgttcgacgaaatgcgCGTCCGGGACTCTATCTCCTGGAACTCGCtcatctcctccgccgccgcctcgtcatCCGGCGCCGACGACGCGCTCCTACAGTTCAGGCGGATGCTGCGCTCGGGCCTCTCGTGCGACCACGCCACCTTCACCACAGTCCTGTCTGTGAGCGCGCGTGCAGTGTCCCTCCCCGCGTGTGCCATGGTGCACGGGCTGGTCGTCTCGCGTGGGTTTGAGGGCGAGGTGTCCATCGGGAACGCGCTAGTGACCGCCTACTTCGAGTGTGGATCTCCGGACTCGGCCAAGAGGGCGTTCCAGGGAATGACAGGGAGGAACGTCATCACATGGACGGCGATGATCTCTGGGATGGCTCGAGCAGAGCTCTACGAGGACAGCATCCTGTTGTTTCGACAGATGAGGCGCACTGTGGACGCCAACAATGCGACATACTCGAGCTCCCTGTTAGCCTGCGCTGGATCTCTGGCAGCCAAGGAAGGCAAGCAGATTCATGCCCTTATTGTGAAGGCTGGACTTGCGACCGACCTCCATGTAGAGAGTGGGCTCATGGATGTTTACTCTAAATGCGGCTTAATGGAGGATGCTCTGAGTGTGTTTCGCGCATGTCGGCAGCCTGACGAAGTTTTCTTGACAGTCATTCTGGTCGGATTTGCTCAAAATGGACTGGAAGAGAAGGCGTTCGAATTGTTCGCTGAGATGGCGGGTGAAGAAATCTGCATTGATACAAACATGGTTTCTGCAGTTCTGGGGGCATTCGGTGCCTCCGCGCCAATTGCTCTTGGGAAGCAAATCCATGCACTGGTCATCAAGAAGTGCTTTGGAAGGAACATATATGTCTGCAATGGTCTGATCAATATGTATTCAAAGTGCGGTGAGCTGCAAGAGTCTGTCCAAGTGTTCGATGAGACGCCCAGCAAGAACTCAATCTCATGGAACTCGATCATTGCAGCCTTTGCGCGGCATGGTCAAGGTTCTGAAGTCTTTCAACTGTTTGAATCCATGAAAGCCAGCGGTGCCAATCCCACAGATGTCACCTTCTTATCACTACTACATGGCTGTAGCCATGTTGGATCAGCAAAGAAGGGGCTGGAGATCTTGAATTCCATGTCATCGCAGTACGGAGTGCTCCCAAGGGTAGAACATTATGCATGTGTGGTCGACATGCTTGGCCGAGCTGGTCAGTTAGACGACGCAAAGTCATTCATCGAGGACGGACCTTTCAAGGACAGTGCTATCCTTTGGCAGGCCTTAATGGGAGCTTGTAGCTTCCATCAGAACTTGGAGATCGGGAAATACGCGGCTGAGAAGTTGCTCCTTGTGGACCCTGAGTCCCCTGCTTCTTACGTCTTGCTATCAAACATCTACTCAGCGGAAGGCCGATGGGATGATCGGGCCAAGGttatgaagaagatgagggagatgGGTCTGAGGAAGGATACCGGCAAGAGCTGGATCGAGCTCGAGAAGGAGGTCCATTCTTTCGTCGTCGGGTCACTCACGTCTCGTCCTGACTCTGCTCCTGTTGACGATGTGCTGCTGCAGCTGTCTGCAGTTGCCGGTGATCACCAGGATGATGTGATGGAAGGCAATGCTCTGTGA